AGCCGCCCGAGTGTGTAACATtcgatttgatttgatttttggTATGAGAACTCTCATTTCAGTTCATCCGCTTAACTATTTATCTATTTGTTTGCATAATTAATACGAATTTTTCATCTCTGAAAAGAAATATAACTTTCAAGATAAAACTTGTATTGTCTTGTGTCGGTTATAGATATAATGTTTGTTCACTTAGTTGCAAAACTCGATCACTCTATCATATTTCAATATTGTTCAGATATAGGTGACATTCTAGGTTCCATTCCATCCGTCCCACAGTAGATCTTATTCATTTTGGTGAATCATTATTCTTTCCAAGGGGTATCTATTTATGTAATGGTACCTTCGTGCAAAAATCTAGATTTTGTCAATTCTTTATATGTCACAAACAGAGTCCTCATGTGGATTATGTACTTATGTTATTTTGAGTCTTGAACTATTTAAATAGTAATTATGATTTGGTTATGTAAGGCTTATAGGTTCAAGTATATACTTTAGTTATCAATTTAGTATATATAATGTGACTTTGATATGTTTAGTTTGCGAATATATTTGGAATATGTTGTTATTGTTGTCTTTAGAAATGGATGTTTATTATTGATACAGGAAGATAATATTCATGTTAGTAAGATTTTAGAAACAGAGAAAACTCTGTCGATTTTTCTGAAAATTTGATCGATGTGCTTGCTAAGGGACTTGTCCCTTGAGCGCCAATCATGGCTTGATTCGGGTCATGACAAAGTGATATCAGAGTTTTAGATTTTTCTGTATAATATGTAGCAAATGTCCTTTAGTAAGATTACAATTGTGCAAATAGAAGCCAGCCCATTTTTACAAAGTGTGATGTTACCAGAGGCCTATAGGGAGTTGTCCTCAATTTTTTGTTCTCGTAATTCCTTCTGTCTGTCATATTATCTTTTGGAACCTACATTCATATGTCATTTGTGATCCAATCATTTTACTTACTCAATAGGTCGAAGATGCCACATAAGAAGAAATGTAGTGGAGCTATTCGTACTCCTGATACTGCTGAATCCAATAGGACATTTTTCCTTCTACTTGGAGTGCTTCGACAAAGACCAAGGAACCAAAGAATAGCTGATAGGCGCGGTGGAAGAATACCCCGTGAGAGAGTTCAAGAGAACTCCGCAGTAGGAAAGGCTCAAGCGGACTTAACAATTGAAATGAGAAGAATGAATCAAACCCTTAATGTAGTATTACAAGTCCTAACAAATCAAAATAGGGGTGAAGTGAAACTTTCTAATGTGCCAAATCTTCATCCTCAAAGAGTTCATCACTTGTTTGGGGATCAAGAGCCGCAAATTGAGAAGTATTTGAAGTTGAATTCGTCTACTTTCAATGGTGATTCCTTGGATGAAGATCCACAACAATATCTAGAGAATGCGAAAAAGCTATTTGCGCTCTCAAGTGCACCAAAGAATGGGCTGTTGAGTTAGTATCCTATAACTTGCATGGTTCAGCAAGAGATTGGTATAAATCTCTTCTTGAGAGCAAAGAAGCAGTTGGACTTCCTCCTCCTTCTTAGGAAGAGTTCACCAAGAAGTTTCTTGCTCGATTTTATCCAACTAACAAGCAAATAGAGGATGCAATTACCTTTGAAAGATTAAGGCAAGAGAATATGACAGTGGCCGAGTATTCTAAGAAGTTTACTAGACTTTCTAAAAGTGCTCCTTACTTGGTGAATTCAGAAGAGATAAAAGTTTACCGGTTCGTTCATGGGTTGGCAGAACCTATGTTCACTACTCTTATGCCTGAAGTCGGATGCATATCttttaagaaaattttaaactttgCTTATGGAATTGAAGCTGGGATAGTAAAGAGAAATACTTATAAGAATGTTGGTAAGAAACCCAAGATGAATGGATAATTTTCTGATGAATCTAATTCAGAGAAAATTCAGTTTTATCGTGGTCAGACCAATAAACAACGTTATTTGAGTTATCAAGCTCGTCCTCAAACATCTTTCGGTAGGGTTGCTTCTTCTGGATCTACTCCCATGAGTGTTTCGAGTCCAAGACTTATTGTTAGGGTACCTTTCAATCTAGTACACAGGGTTCTAATCGGACAACACCAACTTAACCTTATTGCAAGCAGTGTGGGAGTTACCATTCCGGTATATATTTTAAGGCCACTAAAACATATTTTAGTTGTGGCCAATCTGGTCATCTTAGGAGAGATTGTCAAAATCCTAGATGAGGCTTTGTTTCAGGTATTGCATGTCCTACAATACCAGTGCCATCATCTTTAACTATGTCTATTGAGAATTCTTCTGGTCCTAGTGGCAAAAGAGCAAGTGGCAGGAAGTTAGACTTATAACAGAAGAGGGAGTCAAAGAAGAAGAGGTCAGGCACATGTGTATGCTTAGACATGTCAGGATGCTCAAGCTTCTAATGCAATGGTGGTAGATACTTTACAAGTTTGTTCTTTAGATACTCGAGTGTTATTTGATACAGATTTTCATTATTCGCATATATCTCCATACCTTGCATCTCATTTTGATAAACAACCTGAACTATTATCTCACCCATTTTAAGTTGGCACTCCACTTGGAGTCTCTACGTTGGTTTGAGTCGTGTTTCGGTCATGTGCTGTTAGAGTTAATATGGTTGATACCTTAACTGACTTAATCCTCTACGGTGGATTGGTTAGTAGCTTGTCATGCTGTCGTGGATTGTTACTCTAAAACTGTGAAATTTGACATTTTGGGTATCTCACCCTTTATTTTTAAAGGTGACGATTGTCTCACTTTAGCTAGCATTATCTTGTCTTTGAGTGCTATGCAATTGATGGATAAAGAAAACCTAGGATTTTTTACAGTTGTTAGAGATATTGATACTGAAGTGCATAGTCTTAGTCAGGTTCCTATAGTTAGAGAATTTTCTGACGTGTCTCTTGATGAGTTTCCAAGGATGTCACCTGACCGTGAAGTTGAATTTTTCATAGAATTAGTCCCGGAAGTTCAGCCTGTATCCATTCCTCCTTATCGTATGGCTTCAACTGAGTTACGAGAATTAAAGGTTTAATTGGAAGACATGTTGGAGAAATGATTCATTCATCCTAGCACTTCTCCGTGGGGAGCTCCTGTTCTATTTGTAAAGAACAAGGATGGAACGATTCGACTATGTGTGGACTATCGTCAGCTCAATAAGATAACCGTTTGCAACAAATATCCATTATCAAGAATTAATGATTTGTTTGATCAACTTTAAGGAGCTACCTGTTTCTCTAAGATTGACATGCGTTCAGGGTACTATCAATTGAAGATAAAAGAGAAAGACGTTCCAAAACTGCCTTTTATACTCGCTATGGACACTATGAGTTCTTTGTAATGTCCTTTGGTTTGACAAATACACCAACAACtttcatgaatttgatgaaccgagtattcaaacctttCTTAGATCGTTTTATTATTGTCTTCATCGATGACATCTTGGTGTATTCAAAAAGTAATATGGAGCATGAGTATCATTTGAGGGTTGTGTTGCAAACTTTAAGGGACCACGAGCTCTATACTAAGTTTTCTAAATGTGACTTTTGACTTGATCAAGTGATATTTTTAGGACATGTCATATCGAAAGATGGAATCATGGTGGATCTAAAGAAGGTTGAAGCCATTTAGAAGTGGCCAAGGCCTACTACAGTGACGGAAATCCGTAGTTTTCTAGGATTTGCCGGCTACTATCGGCGATTCATCAAGAACTTCTTGAAAGTTTCTGCACCATTAACTAAGTTAACCTAGAAGAATGTAAAGTTTCAATGGTTAGAAGTTTGTGAGGCAAGTTTTCAGATGCTTAAGACCTGTCTAACCTTAGCGCCTGTTCTTATTTTACCTTCCAGATCTGGAAGATTCTCAGTCTTTTATGATGCATCTTGGATAGGACTTAGTTGTATATTGATGCAACATGGCCAAATTATTGCCTATGCCTCGCGACAACTCAAGAAGCATGAGCAGAATTATCCAACTCATGACTTGAAAATGACAGCAGTCATTTTTGCTTTGAAGATTTAAAGGCACTAACTTTATGGTGAGACCTGTGAGATCTATACGGACCATAAGAGTTTGAAGTATATATTCCAacaaaaagatttgaatttgaagCAACGAAGATGGATGAAGTTGCTAAATGACTATAATTGTACTATTTTGTATCATCATGGTAAGACAAATATTAGAGCAGATGCTCTTAGTAGGAAGTCTATAGGTAGCTTGGCCCATATCACTCTTGCAAAGAGACCAATTGTTGAAAAAGTTCATCAATTGGAGGCTAGTGAAATCCAATTTTACCTTGGAAAATCAGAAATTTTCTTAGCACATGTTCGAGCCAATCTCCTTTGATAGAATAGATTACAGATGCACAAAGTGATGACCCAAAATTAAGGAAGCTTATGAAAGATGTTCGCAATGGAAAAAAATTCAGACTTTTCTTTTGATCAAGATATTTTGCATTATGATCGCTACTTATGTGTGCCAGATAACCATGACTTGAAGAAAGCTATTTTAGAGAAGGCTCATAATTTTAAGTATATAGTTCATCCCGTCTCCAACAAGATGTATCAAGATTTGAAACAACTGTTTTGATGGAAAAGCATGAAGAAAAATATAGGAGTTTTTGTTTCTCATTGCTTAACTTGTCAACAGGTTAAATCTCAATATCAAAGGCCTGCTGGGTTATTACAACAAATTGAGATACCTGAATGAAAGTGTGAAAGAATTACGATAGATTTTGTAACAGGTTTACCTCGTAGCTTTAAGTATTTTGATTCAATTTGGGTAATTGTAGATAGAATGATGAAGTTAGTCCACTTTATTCCAGTGAAAATAACTTTTAGTGCAGCTTGGTATGCTCAACTTTATGTTAATGAGATAGTTAAGCTACATGAAATTTTAGTGTCTATTATTTCAAATCGCTAACCTCAATTCACCTctcatttttgaaaatcttttcaGAGAGCATTAGGAACTCGTTTGGATCTTAGCACAGTTTTTCACCTTCAAACCAATGGACAATCaaagaggacgatccaaacattAGAAGATATGTTAATGTGTTGTGTTATAGATTTTGGTAGAAAATTGGGACAACTATCTACCTTTGATTGAGTTCTCTTATAATAATAGTTATCAAGCCAGCATTCAAATGACACTATTTGAGACTTTTTATAGAAGAAGATGTAGGTCACTTATTGGATGGTTTGAGGTTAGTAAGGTTAAGCTTTGGAGACTAAATTTGGTACAAGATGCAATTGAAAAAGTTTACTTAATAAGAGAACATTTAATAGCATCTCAGAGTAGCAGAAGGTTTGTGTTGATAATAGAAGACGTAACTTAGAGTTTTTAGTAGGCGATCAGATATTTCTTAGAGTGTCACCTATGAAAGAAATGATGAGGTTTGGAAAAAGAGGTAGTCCTCGTTATATTGGTCCATTTGAGATATTGGATAGAATGGGTGTAGTGGCTTACAACTTGGCGTTGTCGCCTGAGTTGTGTATGATCCATCCAGTGTTTCACATGTCAATATTGCGCAAATATCTTCCTATCCCATCTCATGTGCTTGCACCACAAACTGTAGATATAAAGAAAGATTTATCATTTGAAAAGGAACCGGTGGCTATAGTTGATCGTCAAGTAAAGAAACTACATTCTAAAGAGATAGCCTTTGTGAAAGTTATTTGAAAAAACTATGTGAAAGAAGAAGTAACTTATGAAGTTGAGGATGCCATGCGCGACAAGTATCCAATATTATTTGAGTCTGAAGATAATTATCACAGCTACTACAGTATATGAGTTTAAAATTTGGAGACCGAATTTCTTAAGATGGAAAGAAGgtaataaacaaagaaaaaaagaggagaGAAGCATGTGGAGGCATATGCCCCCACTTAaatcttctttttctctccctCATTTCCCCTCGAAGCTTCTctatcattttcttttttccgtttcttcaaaaaaaaaaa
The genomic region above belongs to Arachis stenosperma cultivar V10309 chromosome 5, arast.V10309.gnm1.PFL2, whole genome shotgun sequence and contains:
- the LOC130980371 gene encoding uncharacterized protein LOC130980371; translated protein: MKEMMRFGKRGSPRYIGPFEILDRMGVVAYNLALSPELCMIHPVFHMSILRKYLPIPSHVLAPQTVDIKKDLSFEKEPVAIVDRQVKKLHSKEIAFVKVI